One Deltaproteobacteria bacterium DNA segment encodes these proteins:
- a CDS encoding methyltransferase domain-containing protein, whose amino-acid sequence MTTHPLPPQAFARMDESPDEEFYEEPRLVTHIDDRAIAAVTQLYRETLPAGGAVLDLMSSWISHLPPEMAFGKVVGLGMNERELQANPRLTAYTVHNLNDRPTLPYADGNFDAACICVSVDYLVKPVEVIRDLGRVVIPGGPLVITFSNRCFPTKAVAIWHHLSGQGHQQLVESYLTAAGNWERVRSDTPIPEGAGGDPLYAVLGNRVQ is encoded by the coding sequence ATGACGACCCACCCGCTACCGCCGCAAGCGTTCGCGCGCATGGACGAGTCGCCGGACGAGGAGTTCTACGAGGAGCCCCGGCTGGTGACTCATATCGACGACCGCGCCATCGCCGCGGTCACGCAGCTCTACCGGGAAACGCTGCCCGCGGGCGGCGCGGTCCTCGACCTCATGAGCAGTTGGATCAGCCACCTGCCCCCGGAGATGGCCTTCGGGAAGGTCGTGGGGCTGGGCATGAACGAGCGGGAGCTCCAGGCCAACCCCCGCCTCACCGCCTACACCGTGCACAACCTCAACGACCGCCCCACCCTGCCCTACGCGGACGGCAATTTCGACGCCGCGTGCATCTGCGTGTCCGTGGACTACCTGGTCAAGCCGGTGGAGGTGATCCGCGACCTCGGCCGCGTCGTGATCCCCGGCGGGCCGCTCGTCATCACGTTCTCCAACCGCTGCTTCCCCACCAAGGCCGTGGCCATCTGGCACCATCTCAGCGGGCAGGGACACCAGCAACTCGTGGAGTCCTACCTGACCGCGGCCGGCAACTGGGAGCGTGTGCGGTCGGACACCCCCATCCCCGAGGGCGCCGGGGGGGACCCCCTGTACGCCGTCCTGGGAAACCGCGTGCAGTGA
- a CDS encoding amidohydrolase family protein, producing the protein MARRYRYISADSHFESPPDMWTHRVPAKYRDRAPRRIKLSNGMDAIVEEGKPIEYSGTNQFAGKSPEEFSPVALDFDNARGAGTGEERLKEQDADGIDAEVLYATEARNTAIRDKDAFLAIVRAFNDYFIEEFCAADPDRLIGVAVLPNIGVEEDIAEMKRCADMGFKTVRLHTYPSGRNYPTPEDDRFWAAALDLDMPLTIHTSFPQRTREREVYLLKYPKEPQGEERPPDFLQRIARHGIYHCGAVEAAQLILNGVFDRFPKLRIYWAENNIGWIPYFYQQMDQAYKVSASWAERLLGLKRLDRLPSEYLREHALWGFFDDPIGVELRHHVGVDRIMWSTDFPHIVTHWPRSLEVMEQQLAGVPDDERELMLAGNAVRFFHLDAA; encoded by the coding sequence ATGGCGCGGCGCTATCGGTACATTTCGGCGGACAGCCACTTCGAGTCCCCCCCGGACATGTGGACGCACCGGGTGCCGGCCAAGTACCGCGACCGGGCTCCGCGCCGCATCAAGCTGTCCAACGGCATGGACGCCATCGTCGAGGAAGGCAAGCCCATCGAGTACAGCGGCACCAACCAGTTCGCCGGCAAGTCGCCCGAAGAGTTCAGCCCCGTCGCCCTCGATTTCGACAACGCCCGCGGCGCGGGCACGGGCGAGGAACGGCTCAAGGAGCAGGACGCCGACGGCATCGACGCCGAAGTGCTCTACGCCACCGAGGCGCGCAACACCGCCATCCGTGACAAGGACGCGTTCCTGGCCATCGTGCGCGCGTTCAACGACTACTTCATCGAGGAGTTCTGCGCGGCGGACCCGGACCGGCTCATCGGCGTGGCCGTGCTGCCCAACATCGGGGTCGAGGAAGACATCGCGGAGATGAAGCGCTGCGCCGACATGGGTTTCAAGACCGTGCGGCTGCACACCTATCCCAGCGGCAGGAACTACCCCACCCCCGAGGACGACCGCTTCTGGGCGGCGGCGCTGGACCTGGACATGCCGCTCACGATCCACACTTCGTTTCCACAGCGCACGCGCGAGCGCGAGGTCTATCTCCTGAAGTATCCCAAGGAGCCCCAGGGGGAGGAGCGGCCGCCGGACTTCCTCCAGCGCATCGCGCGTCACGGCATCTACCACTGCGGCGCCGTGGAGGCCGCCCAACTCATCCTGAACGGCGTCTTCGACCGGTTCCCGAAACTGCGGATCTACTGGGCGGAGAACAACATCGGCTGGATCCCGTACTTCTACCAGCAGATGGACCAGGCCTACAAAGTCAGCGCCTCATGGGCCGAGCGGCTGCTGGGGCTCAAGCGTCTTGACCGGCTTCCCAGCGAGTATCTCCGGGAGCACGCGCTTTGGGGTTTCTTCGACGACCCCATCGGCGTCGAGCTCCGTCATCACGTGGGCGTGGACAGGATCATGTGGTCCACGGACTTCCCCCACATCGTCACCCACTGGCCCCGTTCCCTGGAGGTCATGGAGCAACAACTCGCCGGCGTCCCCGACGACGAACGGGAGTTGATGCTCGCGGGCAACGCGGTGCGCTTCTTTCATCTGGATGCCGCGTGA
- the ettA gene encoding energy-dependent translational throttle protein EttA: MSKDDRQVILSLIGVGKVHPPKRQVLKDIYLSFFYGAKIGVLGLNGAGKSTLLRIIAGVEQEYLGEITFSKGYSVGLLEQEPRMDPDKTVKEVVEEGCSRMLELLAEYETVSARFAEELSADEMDALLEQQAKLQDQIEAGNGWELESQLEVAMDALRCPPPETKIDVLSGGERRRVALCRLLIQEPDILLLDEPTNHLDAESVQWLEQHLARYEGTVIAVTHDRYFLDNVAGWILELDRGHGIPFEGNYSSWLEQKQARLAQAERSLSRHRKTLERELEWIRMSPRARQAKGKARLTRYEQLLGREQESAQEDLEIYIPPGPRLGDVVLQAEGLAHGFGDRLLFEDLSFIMPPGAIVGVIGPNGSGKTTLLRIITGGVECRSGSFRIGETVRVGYVDQSRTLNDEHTVWDAISDGQDQILLGKREVNSRAYVGRFNFSGQDQQKKVRDLSGGERNRVHLARMLKEEANLLLLDEPTNDLDVNTMRALEDGLVEFGGSCVVVSHDRWFLDRIATHILAFEGDSQVVWFEGNYSDYEEDRRRRLGKEADQPHRMRYRRLTRD, encoded by the coding sequence ATGAGCAAGGATGATCGCCAGGTGATTCTCTCGCTGATCGGGGTGGGCAAGGTCCATCCGCCCAAGCGCCAGGTGCTCAAGGACATCTACCTGTCGTTCTTCTACGGCGCCAAGATCGGGGTCCTCGGCCTCAACGGCGCGGGCAAGAGCACGCTGCTCAGGATCATCGCGGGGGTGGAGCAGGAGTACCTGGGCGAGATCACCTTCTCCAAGGGATATTCCGTGGGGCTGCTGGAGCAAGAGCCTCGGATGGACCCGGACAAGACGGTCAAGGAGGTGGTGGAGGAGGGCTGTTCCCGGATGCTGGAACTGCTGGCGGAATACGAGACCGTCAGCGCCCGGTTCGCGGAGGAGTTGAGCGCGGACGAGATGGATGCCTTGCTGGAGCAGCAGGCGAAGCTCCAGGACCAGATCGAGGCGGGCAACGGCTGGGAACTGGAGAGCCAGTTGGAAGTGGCCATGGACGCGCTCCGCTGTCCGCCGCCGGAGACGAAGATCGACGTGCTTTCGGGCGGCGAGCGCCGGCGCGTGGCTCTGTGCCGGCTGTTGATCCAGGAGCCGGACATCCTGTTGCTGGACGAGCCCACCAACCACCTGGATGCGGAGTCGGTGCAGTGGCTGGAGCAGCACCTGGCGCGCTACGAGGGCACGGTCATCGCCGTGACCCACGACCGCTACTTCCTGGACAACGTCGCCGGCTGGATCCTGGAGCTGGACCGGGGCCACGGCATTCCCTTCGAGGGCAACTACTCGTCGTGGCTGGAGCAGAAGCAGGCCCGGCTCGCGCAGGCGGAGAGGTCGCTGTCGCGGCACCGCAAGACCCTGGAGCGGGAGCTGGAATGGATCCGCATGTCGCCACGTGCGCGGCAGGCCAAGGGCAAGGCCCGGCTCACGCGCTACGAGCAGTTGCTGGGCCGGGAACAGGAGAGCGCGCAGGAGGATCTGGAGATCTACATCCCGCCGGGTCCACGCCTCGGCGACGTGGTGCTACAGGCGGAAGGGCTCGCCCACGGGTTCGGCGACCGGCTCCTGTTCGAGGACCTGAGCTTCATCATGCCGCCGGGCGCCATCGTCGGCGTCATCGGCCCCAACGGCTCGGGCAAGACCACGCTGCTGCGCATCATCACCGGCGGCGTCGAGTGCCGGTCCGGCTCGTTCCGCATCGGCGAGACCGTCCGGGTGGGCTATGTGGACCAGAGCCGCACCCTGAACGACGAGCACACCGTGTGGGACGCCATCTCGGACGGGCAGGACCAGATCCTGTTGGGCAAGCGCGAGGTCAACTCGCGGGCCTACGTGGGGCGGTTCAACTTCTCGGGCCAGGACCAGCAGAAGAAGGTCCGGGACCTGTCCGGCGGCGAGCGCAACCGCGTTCACCTGGCGCGCATGCTCAAGGAAGAAGCCAACCTGCTCCTGCTGGACGAGCCCACCAACGACCTCGACGTCAACACCATGCGCGCCCTGGAGGACGGGCTCGTGGAGTTCGGCGGCTCCTGCGTCGTGGTGAGCCACGACCGCTGGTTCCTGGACCGCATCGCCACCCACATCCTCGCCTTCGAGGGCGACAGCCAGGTGGTCTGGTTCGAGGGGAACTACAGCGACTACGAGGAAGACCGGCGCCGGCGTCTCGGCAAGGAGGCCGACCAGCCCCACCGCATGCGCTACCGCAGGCTGACCAGGGATTGA